From Streptomyces sp. NBC_01460, a single genomic window includes:
- a CDS encoding helix-turn-helix domain-containing protein produces the protein MYRLARTGGSPELLRRLARRAEGWAGIVDGDGTVLQAVAGGVRWPAHEAADLASVAARELAARGTGSYSLDTDERAALLLPLERPSPDRAFPDPASHDRSHLDRTSLDGTSLDRAHLDRTSGSRGPVLAVVAPKPLPVGLATLMADAVMPLALSWASESVERKRRRVDLAESRGREAVLHLLMTGQLSIAHQVAGALRPRLPDPVRVCVVECSGGQRDEVARICADASGGRTWIVRCPVYARHLILIVPAAEEAREQEAGDGRTLGLAVAGLVDDCVVGVSEEVRLPDTATAYRQAFHALAVARGLPGRHARFGAAPEPALVVGAAGARWADALLAPLHAHLPRRSQDPGSQELSATVASWLAFSSHATQHLKIHRNTLAARLRLVGELLGLDLNRVADQAAVDLALRIRATPTLPRSRSGGGAASEDLDTVLRAPGVRDWAAQQLRLLAGAGPMGEETLRTWLSCEAQLAPTAAALGVSVPGARKRLTRLEAVLRRSLLRTPSARYDLWLAFRAVDLAA, from the coding sequence ATGTACCGGCTGGCGCGGACCGGAGGATCTCCCGAACTGCTCCGCCGACTGGCCCGGCGGGCCGAGGGCTGGGCCGGGATCGTGGACGGGGACGGAACGGTTCTCCAGGCCGTGGCCGGCGGTGTGCGGTGGCCGGCCCACGAGGCGGCGGACCTCGCCTCGGTGGCGGCAAGGGAACTGGCGGCGCGTGGGACCGGCTCGTACTCCCTCGACACCGACGAGCGTGCCGCCCTGCTGCTTCCCCTCGAACGACCCTCCCCCGACAGGGCCTTCCCCGATCCGGCCTCCCACGACCGGTCCCACCTCGACCGCACGTCCCTCGACGGCACGTCCCTCGACCGGGCCCACCTCGACCGCACGTCCGGGAGCCGTGGCCCCGTCCTCGCCGTCGTCGCGCCCAAGCCGCTGCCCGTCGGGCTCGCCACACTGATGGCCGACGCGGTGATGCCCCTGGCGCTGTCCTGGGCGTCGGAGAGCGTCGAACGCAAGCGGCGGCGGGTGGACCTCGCGGAGTCCCGGGGACGCGAGGCCGTCCTGCACCTCCTGATGACGGGCCAGCTCTCCATCGCCCATCAGGTGGCGGGCGCCCTGCGGCCGAGACTCCCCGACCCCGTACGCGTCTGCGTCGTGGAATGCTCCGGCGGACAGCGCGACGAGGTGGCCCGGATCTGCGCGGACGCCTCCGGCGGCCGGACGTGGATCGTGCGCTGCCCCGTCTACGCGCGCCACCTGATCCTGATCGTGCCGGCGGCCGAGGAGGCCCGGGAACAGGAGGCGGGGGACGGCCGCACGCTCGGCCTGGCCGTCGCCGGGCTCGTGGACGACTGCGTCGTGGGAGTCAGCGAGGAAGTGCGGCTGCCCGACACCGCGACGGCCTACCGGCAGGCCTTCCACGCCCTCGCCGTCGCCCGCGGACTCCCCGGGCGCCACGCCCGGTTCGGGGCCGCCCCGGAACCCGCGCTGGTCGTCGGCGCCGCCGGGGCGCGGTGGGCCGATGCCCTGCTCGCGCCCCTCCACGCCCATCTGCCGCGCCGCTCGCAGGACCCGGGCAGCCAGGAGCTCTCGGCGACCGTCGCGTCGTGGCTGGCGTTCTCCTCGCACGCCACCCAGCACCTGAAGATCCACCGCAACACCCTGGCCGCCCGGCTGAGGCTGGTCGGCGAACTCCTCGGCCTGGACCTGAACCGGGTCGCCGACCAGGCGGCCGTCGACCTCGCCCTCAGGATCCGGGCCACCCCGACGCTGCCCCGCTCCCGCTCCGGGGGCGGCGCGGCGAGCGAGGACCTGGACACGGTCCTGCGCGCCCCCGGCGTGCGGGACTGGGCCGCCCAGCAGCTGCGGCTCCTCGCCGGGGCCGGCCCCATGGGCGAGGAGACCCTGCGGACGTGGCTGAGCTGCGAGGCCCAACTGGCCCCGACGGCAGCCGCCCTGGGCGTGTCCGTGCCGGGGGCGCGCAAGCGCCTCACCCGGCTGGAGGCCGTGCTCCGCCGCTCACTGCTCCGGACGCCTAGCGCGCGGTACGACCTGTGGCTCGCGTTCCGTGCGGTGGACCTCGCGGCCTGA
- the dnaN gene encoding DNA polymerase III subunit beta yields the protein MEFRMERGALTDAVSRAARVLPARSPVPVLGGLLLEADAGRLRVSGLDFEASARVDAEAHTVRTGRALVMGRRLLDICKVLPEGPVECAVEGSRLTVTGDGSRFGLSLLPLDDYPTPPPLPELRGAVDAGEFAAAVGQVAVAAGRDDSLPVLTGIRLGLDGSMMTLAATDRYRFAVRTLPFEGTASDVAADVLVPARRLAEIARSLGRAGRVDVAVDGGSAGFEHAGTRTTVRLLDGRLPRHDKLFALKDPAVVVLDRARLVEAVKRVSVVADGGSPLQLAFAPGPDGSVLLQAGFGDDVAAQRLPAASEGTEEMTVAFNPAYLLEALASFEDATVRMELMGPGQRAMITGGEGAGTPSHQHLLMSVKPALL from the coding sequence GTGGAATTCCGCATGGAGCGTGGCGCACTGACCGATGCCGTGTCCCGGGCGGCCCGGGTGCTGCCCGCCCGTTCGCCCGTCCCCGTCCTCGGCGGTCTCCTCCTCGAGGCCGACGCCGGCCGGCTCCGTGTGTCCGGGCTGGACTTCGAGGCGTCCGCCCGTGTCGACGCGGAGGCGCACACCGTCCGGACCGGGAGGGCCCTGGTCATGGGGCGCCGGTTGCTCGACATCTGCAAGGTGCTGCCCGAGGGGCCCGTGGAGTGCGCGGTGGAGGGCTCCCGCCTCACGGTCACGGGAGACGGCTCGCGCTTCGGTCTCTCCCTCCTCCCCCTCGACGACTACCCCACGCCGCCGCCGCTGCCGGAGCTCCGCGGAGCGGTGGACGCCGGGGAGTTCGCTGCGGCGGTCGGTCAGGTGGCGGTGGCCGCGGGGCGGGACGACAGCCTGCCCGTGCTCACCGGCATCCGTCTGGGGCTCGACGGCTCCATGATGACGCTGGCGGCGACGGACCGGTACCGCTTCGCGGTGCGCACCCTGCCGTTCGAGGGAACCGCGTCCGACGTGGCGGCCGATGTCCTGGTGCCGGCCCGCAGGCTGGCGGAGATCGCCCGGTCGCTCGGCAGGGCGGGTCGGGTCGACGTCGCGGTGGACGGAGGGTCGGCGGGGTTCGAGCACGCCGGGACGCGTACGACGGTGCGCCTCCTGGACGGCCGGCTGCCCCGGCACGACAAGCTGTTCGCCCTGAAGGACCCCGCGGTCGTGGTGCTGGACCGGGCCCGGCTGGTGGAGGCCGTGAAGCGGGTCTCCGTCGTGGCGGACGGCGGCAGCCCGCTCCAGCTGGCCTTCGCCCCCGGGCCGGACGGCTCTGTGCTGCTGCAGGCGGGATTCGGGGACGACGTGGCCGCGCAGCGGCTTCCGGCGGCCTCGGAGGGCACCGAGGAGATGACGGTGGCGTTCAATCCCGCGTACCTGCTGGAGGCCCTGGCCTCCTTCGAGGACGCGACGGTCCGGATGGAGCTGATGGGCCCGGGTCAGCGCGCCATGATCACCGGCGGGGAGGGTGCCGGGACACCCTCCCACCAGCACCTGCTGATGTCCGTGAAGCCGGCGCTGCTCTGA
- a CDS encoding glycoside hydrolase family 19 protein, whose product MFKRVMSLIAALGAVVATLVILPATTAAAAACAPAWSASAVYWGGGSASYNGHNWSAKWWTQNERPGTADVWADQGTCGSGGTEEPDPSGFVVSESQFNQMFPSRNSFYTYSGLTAALSAYPGFAKTGSDTVKKQEAAAFLANVSHETGGLVHIVEQNTANYPHYCDTSQSYGCPAGQAAYYGRGPIQLSWNFNYKAAGDALGIDLLGNPWQVEQNAAVAWKTGLWYWNTQSGPGTMTPHNAIVNGAGFGETIRSINGSIECNGGNPAQVQSRVDKYKAFVQILGTTPGSNLSC is encoded by the coding sequence GTGTTCAAACGTGTCATGAGCCTGATCGCCGCGCTGGGCGCGGTCGTCGCGACGCTCGTCATTCTTCCCGCCACCACGGCGGCGGCCGCCGCCTGCGCCCCGGCCTGGAGCGCCTCCGCCGTCTACTGGGGCGGCGGCTCCGCCTCGTACAACGGGCACAACTGGTCCGCGAAGTGGTGGACGCAGAACGAGCGCCCCGGCACGGCCGACGTCTGGGCCGACCAGGGCACCTGCGGGTCCGGCGGCACGGAGGAGCCGGACCCCTCCGGATTCGTCGTCAGCGAGTCGCAGTTCAACCAGATGTTCCCGAGCCGGAACTCCTTCTACACCTACAGCGGCCTCACCGCTGCCCTGAGCGCCTACCCCGGCTTCGCCAAGACCGGCAGCGACACGGTGAAGAAGCAGGAAGCGGCGGCGTTCCTCGCCAACGTGAGCCACGAGACCGGCGGTCTGGTGCACATCGTCGAGCAGAACACCGCGAACTACCCGCACTACTGCGACACCAGCCAGTCGTACGGCTGCCCGGCCGGCCAGGCCGCCTACTACGGCCGCGGCCCGATCCAGCTCAGCTGGAACTTCAACTACAAGGCCGCCGGTGACGCGCTCGGCATCGACCTGCTCGGCAACCCCTGGCAGGTGGAGCAGAACGCGGCCGTGGCCTGGAAGACCGGTCTCTGGTACTGGAACACGCAGTCCGGCCCCGGCACCATGACGCCGCACAACGCCATCGTCAACGGCGCCGGCTTCGGTGAGACCATCCGCTCGATCAACGGCAGCATCGAGTGCAACGGCGGCAACCCCGCCCAGGTGCAGAGCCGCGTCGACAAGTACAAGGCGTTCGTCCAGATCCTCGGCACCACCCCCGGCTCGAACCTGAGCTGCTGA
- a CDS encoding PstS family phosphate ABC transporter substrate-binding protein, which yields MDGLFTPENVIATLTALLGVATSAGVLWYERRVPRRKRIGYRVQMDTPIGSEVSQGRANVRLGLFSETPDMADATLVLLRIENDGSQSIGDEDYTGRGELNGLTAEFTGRTVRGIAVTHSPDADHLMDHFTPAAGLRHDGSVIRLPRVPLNRNEHFKLLVLLTGSHVGGPIKVTGGIRDGVVARNTAARPDEKPPLFGRASRIITVALTACVVTLAAIIVVRDDSPPPMDCARGALTVTGSTAFRPVMEELKRTYEDECEGAVITLDIHGSNAGVRKLDAAGGKAGSAGSPSMIALSDGPRPAALTELHGKRVAISLFSLVVNDTVPVENLSTDQIRRIYRGEIRNWNEITGNGPDLEIRLVSRDANSGTREVFQRRVLDANELATSSRDCTTKDYDEAPVLRCELDGTDQVLTEVAELDGAIGYSELRGGAVPDGAHRTTIDGVAPSVDTIGTSGYPYREIEYAYTYGSPPANSLVAGFLNYLDNYGEEIMRTNGHLPCATPNGMRLCGEEQALPE from the coding sequence ATGGACGGGCTGTTCACCCCCGAGAACGTCATCGCCACGCTCACCGCCCTCCTGGGCGTCGCGACCTCGGCCGGTGTGCTCTGGTACGAGCGCCGCGTCCCGCGCCGCAAGCGCATCGGCTACCGCGTGCAGATGGACACCCCCATAGGCAGCGAAGTCAGCCAGGGCCGGGCGAACGTACGGCTCGGGCTCTTCAGCGAGACCCCGGACATGGCTGACGCCACGCTCGTCCTGCTGCGCATCGAGAACGACGGCTCGCAGTCGATCGGCGACGAGGACTACACCGGGCGGGGTGAACTCAACGGCCTCACGGCTGAGTTCACCGGGCGGACGGTGCGCGGGATCGCCGTGACCCATTCACCGGACGCCGACCACCTGATGGATCACTTCACCCCGGCCGCAGGCCTGCGGCACGACGGCTCGGTCATCCGGCTGCCGCGCGTCCCGCTCAACCGCAACGAGCACTTCAAGCTCCTGGTCCTGCTCACCGGTTCGCACGTGGGCGGCCCGATCAAGGTCACCGGGGGCATCCGGGACGGTGTCGTGGCGCGGAACACGGCGGCCCGCCCCGACGAGAAGCCCCCGCTGTTCGGCCGGGCGTCCAGGATCATCACCGTCGCCCTCACCGCCTGCGTCGTCACGCTCGCCGCCATCATCGTCGTACGGGACGATTCCCCGCCCCCGATGGACTGTGCCCGAGGCGCCCTCACGGTCACCGGCTCCACCGCCTTCAGGCCGGTCATGGAGGAGCTGAAGCGGACGTACGAGGACGAGTGCGAGGGCGCCGTCATCACCCTGGACATCCACGGCAGCAACGCCGGCGTGCGGAAACTCGACGCCGCGGGCGGCAAGGCCGGATCAGCCGGTTCCCCGTCCATGATCGCCCTGTCCGACGGCCCCCGGCCGGCCGCCCTCACCGAATTGCACGGGAAACGTGTCGCGATCTCGCTGTTCTCCCTGGTCGTCAACGACACGGTGCCGGTGGAGAACCTCTCCACCGACCAGATCCGGCGGATCTACCGCGGCGAGATCCGCAACTGGAACGAGATCACGGGGAACGGCCCCGACCTGGAGATCAGGCTCGTCAGCCGGGACGCCAACTCCGGTACGCGCGAGGTGTTCCAGCGACGGGTCCTGGACGCCAACGAGCTCGCCACGTCCTCACGTGACTGCACCACCAAGGACTACGACGAGGCCCCCGTCCTGCGGTGCGAGCTCGACGGCACGGACCAGGTCCTCACCGAGGTGGCCGAACTCGACGGAGCGATCGGCTACTCCGAGCTGCGCGGGGGTGCCGTGCCCGACGGGGCGCACCGGACCACCATCGACGGCGTCGCCCCGTCCGTCGACACCATCGGCACCAGCGGCTACCCGTACCGCGAGATCGAGTACGCGTACACCTACGGGTCGCCGCCCGCGAACTCGCTGGTGGCCGGCTTCCTGAACTACCTGGACAACTACGGCGAGGAGATCATGCGCACCAACGGCCACCTGCCCTGCGCGACGCCGAACGGGATGCGGCTCTGCGGAGAGGAACAGGCCCTACCGGAGTAG
- a CDS encoding NUDIX hydrolase, with product MDTPRTLPSRPRSAAPRTHAALRCVRRVRDAVTLLPRGVAALALAVAGRGGPARVLLGAGPPAPRPGAVRVAAHAAATVLLGALSLVLAGLLLMAVARGPFYGFVDQGPYDHSWGGPGKAGAWLAHFAVSVPSSLAAIAALWGVAGLQHRLTAPLRGERRARWVPPAVLVCCAAGSLFVFAFLRQLP from the coding sequence ATGGACACCCCACGGACGCTCCCCTCCCGCCCCCGGTCCGCCGCCCCGCGCACCCACGCCGCACTCCGCTGCGTGCGGCGCGTGCGGGACGCGGTCACCCTGCTGCCCCGCGGCGTCGCCGCCCTCGCCCTGGCGGTCGCGGGCCGTGGTGGTCCCGCGCGCGTTCTCCTGGGGGCGGGCCCGCCGGCCCCGCGTCCCGGAGCGGTGCGGGTGGCCGCCCACGCCGCGGCGACCGTGCTGCTGGGCGCGCTCTCCCTGGTCCTCGCCGGCCTGCTGCTGATGGCGGTGGCCCGGGGGCCGTTCTACGGATTCGTGGACCAGGGCCCCTACGACCACTCCTGGGGCGGCCCGGGCAAGGCGGGCGCGTGGCTCGCCCACTTCGCGGTCTCCGTCCCCAGCTCCCTCGCCGCGATCGCCGCGCTGTGGGGCGTCGCCGGGCTCCAGCACCGGCTGACGGCGCCCCTGCGCGGAGAGCGCAGGGCCCGCTGGGTGCCGCCGGCGGTGCTGGTGTGCTGCGCCGCCGGGTCCCTGTTCGTGTTCGCGTTCCTCCGACAGCTCCCCTGA
- a CDS encoding adenylosuccinate synthase, whose product MPALVLLGAQWGDEGKGKATDLLGGSVDYVVRYQGGNNAGHTVVVGDQKYALHLLPSGILSPGCTPVIGNGVVVDPAVLLSELSGLNERGVDTSKLLISGNAHLITPYNVTVDKVTERFLGKRKIGTTGRGIGPTYADKINRVGIRVQDLYDESILEQKVEAALEQKNQLLAKVFNRRAIESEKIVEEMLQYAEQIKPYVADTTLILNNAIDEGKVVLFEGGQGTLLDVDHGTYPFVTSSNPTAGGACTGAGVGPTKISRVIGILKAYTTRVGAGPFPTELLDEDGEALRRIGGERGVTTGRDRRCGWFDAPIARYATRVNGLTDFFLTKLDVLTGWEQIPVCVAYEIDGKRVEELPYNQTDFHHAKPIYENLPGWSEDITKAKTFDDLPKNAQAYVKALEEMSGAPISAIGVGPGRTETIEINSFL is encoded by the coding sequence GTGCCCGCACTTGTGCTGCTCGGTGCTCAGTGGGGTGACGAGGGCAAGGGGAAGGCCACCGACCTCCTCGGTGGATCCGTTGACTATGTGGTGCGTTACCAGGGCGGCAACAATGCCGGCCACACGGTCGTCGTAGGCGACCAGAAGTACGCACTGCATCTCCTCCCCTCCGGAATCCTGTCGCCGGGGTGTACCCCGGTCATCGGGAACGGTGTCGTCGTCGACCCGGCGGTCCTGCTCTCCGAGCTGAGCGGTCTGAACGAGCGAGGCGTCGACACGTCCAAGCTCCTGATCAGCGGCAACGCTCATTTGATCACTCCGTACAACGTCACCGTCGACAAGGTGACGGAACGCTTCCTCGGTAAGCGCAAGATCGGCACGACCGGGCGCGGCATCGGCCCGACCTACGCGGACAAGATCAACCGCGTGGGCATCCGCGTCCAGGACCTCTACGACGAGTCGATCCTGGAGCAGAAGGTCGAAGCGGCGCTGGAGCAGAAGAACCAGCTCCTGGCCAAGGTCTTCAACCGGCGCGCGATCGAGTCGGAGAAGATCGTCGAGGAGATGCTCCAGTACGCGGAGCAGATCAAGCCGTACGTCGCCGACACGACGCTGATCCTGAACAACGCCATCGACGAGGGCAAGGTCGTCCTCTTCGAGGGCGGCCAGGGCACTCTGCTGGACGTCGACCACGGCACGTACCCCTTCGTCACCTCGTCGAACCCGACCGCGGGCGGCGCCTGCACCGGAGCCGGCGTGGGCCCGACGAAGATCAGCCGGGTCATCGGCATCCTCAAGGCCTACACCACCCGTGTCGGTGCCGGCCCCTTCCCGACGGAACTTCTCGACGAGGACGGCGAGGCGCTGCGCAGGATCGGCGGCGAGCGCGGTGTCACCACCGGCCGTGACCGGCGCTGCGGCTGGTTCGACGCCCCGATCGCGCGGTACGCGACCCGGGTCAACGGCCTCACCGACTTCTTCCTCACCAAGCTGGACGTGCTGACCGGCTGGGAGCAGATCCCGGTGTGCGTGGCGTACGAGATCGACGGCAAGCGTGTCGAGGAGCTCCCGTACAACCAGACCGACTTCCACCACGCGAAGCCGATCTACGAGAACCTGCCGGGCTGGTCCGAGGACATCACCAAGGCCAAGACCTTCGATGATCTGCCGAAGAACGCGCAGGCGTACGTGAAGGCGCTGGAGGAGATGTCCGGCGCCCCGATCTCCGCGATCGGTGTCGGCCCCGGCCGGACCGAGACGATCGAGATCAACTCCTTCCTCTAG
- a CDS encoding diacylglycerol kinase — MSAAEPPGDGDHQLLVLIDPLARRYDGESVRIAKDVLSAGAHTKICLPDGPDEFARALSRRGSRRPVVVGDDHALLRAVSQLHRERELSESALSLIPVGAVHTLELSYALGVPRGAVAAARTALDGTARRLDLLVDDSDGVVLGELRIPAARPSPGPPHTVWDTCRTLVASLVRPAPPSPSGPARTHRLRVEADGVLLNDLDRPVEAVSVTCQGDGGLADVVIRTASGETHTAEAKAVTVSGPDFRYRADIQVGGPVRTRTWTVRAGAWGLVLPAADIA; from the coding sequence GTGTCGGCTGCAGAGCCCCCCGGCGACGGCGACCACCAGCTACTCGTGCTCATCGACCCCCTTGCCCGCCGCTACGACGGCGAGTCCGTGCGCATCGCGAAGGACGTGCTGAGCGCGGGCGCGCACACCAAGATCTGCCTTCCGGACGGCCCCGACGAGTTCGCCAGGGCCCTGTCGAGACGGGGTTCCAGGCGCCCGGTGGTCGTCGGCGACGACCACGCGCTGCTGCGCGCGGTCTCCCAGCTCCACCGCGAGCGGGAGCTCTCGGAGAGCGCGCTCTCCCTGATCCCGGTCGGCGCGGTGCACACGCTGGAACTCAGCTACGCGCTGGGCGTGCCCCGGGGTGCGGTGGCGGCCGCGCGCACGGCGCTCGACGGGACCGCGCGCCGGCTGGACCTGCTCGTCGACGACAGCGACGGCGTGGTCCTGGGTGAGCTGCGCATACCGGCGGCCCGGCCCTCCCCGGGCCCGCCCCACACGGTCTGGGACACCTGCCGCACGCTCGTGGCCTCCCTGGTCCGCCCCGCCCCGCCCTCACCCTCCGGCCCCGCCCGCACCCACCGGCTGCGGGTCGAGGCGGACGGTGTCCTGCTGAACGACCTGGACCGGCCGGTCGAGGCCGTCTCGGTGACCTGCCAGGGCGACGGCGGTCTGGCCGACGTGGTGATCCGCACGGCGTCCGGCGAGACGCACACGGCCGAGGCCAAGGCGGTCACGGTCTCCGGCCCCGACTTCCGCTACCGCGCGGACATACAGGTCGGGGGCCCCGTCAGGACCCGCACCTGGACCGTGCGGGCGGGCGCCTGGGGCCTGGTGCTCCCCGCGGCGGACATCGCGTAG
- a CDS encoding GbsR/MarR family transcriptional regulator, which yields MAGGTGEPGTTGESAGGGRDEDAVSRFVERFAAEMTEAGMQRMAARVFAALLADDDASMTSADLGRQLQISPAAVSGAINYLTQVSMVGRERDPGSRRDRYRLHDEIWYATFASRDQVLTRWERTLKDGARSLGEDTPAGARLLETAEFFAFMQTELMGLLDRWRESRRTSG from the coding sequence ATGGCCGGCGGGACCGGGGAACCCGGAACGACGGGGGAGAGCGCAGGGGGCGGGCGCGACGAGGACGCGGTGTCACGCTTCGTCGAGCGCTTCGCGGCGGAGATGACCGAGGCAGGGATGCAGCGGATGGCCGCGCGCGTCTTCGCGGCGCTCCTCGCGGACGACGACGCCTCCATGACCTCGGCGGACCTCGGCAGGCAGCTGCAGATCAGTCCGGCCGCCGTGTCGGGTGCGATCAACTACCTCACCCAGGTCAGCATGGTCGGCCGCGAGCGGGATCCCGGCTCACGCCGTGACCGCTACCGCCTGCACGACGAGATCTGGTACGCCACCTTCGCCAGCCGCGACCAGGTGCTGACCCGCTGGGAGCGCACGCTGAAGGACGGCGCACGCTCCCTCGGCGAGGACACCCCGGCCGGTGCACGCCTCCTGGAGACTGCGGAGTTCTTCGCGTTCATGCAGACGGAGCTGATGGGGCTCCTGGACCGGTGGCGCGAGAGCCGCAGGACGTCCGGGTGA
- a CDS encoding ABC transporter ATP-binding protein, protein MTKAISVAGLHKTFGRTHALDGLDLAVETGEVHGFLGPNGAGKSTTIRVLLGLLRPDSGAAQLLGKDPWHDAVELHRRLAYVPGDVELWPGLTGGEAIGLLSHLRGGADERRRDELIERFDLDPTKKGRAYSKGNRQKVAIVAALASDAELLLLDEPTAGLDPLMEVVFQDVILEAKAAGRTVLLSSHILAQVERLADRVSIVRLGRTVQTGSLSEMRHLTRTTIEAETARPAAGLDALPGVHSVEITDDAGGGSRVRFAVDGGHLDRAVSTLAAFGVRGLTSHPPTLEELMLHHYGDELAANGHGPSREGAR, encoded by the coding sequence ATGACGAAGGCAATCAGCGTCGCCGGACTGCACAAGACGTTCGGCCGGACGCACGCGCTGGACGGCCTCGACCTCGCGGTCGAGACGGGCGAGGTCCATGGCTTCCTCGGTCCCAACGGCGCCGGGAAGTCCACGACGATCCGGGTCCTGCTGGGGCTGCTGCGCCCCGATTCGGGCGCGGCCCAGCTGCTCGGGAAGGATCCGTGGCACGACGCCGTCGAGCTGCACCGGCGCCTGGCCTACGTGCCCGGCGACGTGGAGCTGTGGCCGGGCCTCACCGGTGGCGAGGCCATCGGCCTCCTCTCCCACCTGCGCGGCGGGGCCGACGAGCGGCGCCGCGACGAGCTGATCGAGCGCTTCGACCTCGACCCGACGAAGAAGGGCCGGGCCTACTCCAAGGGCAACCGTCAGAAGGTGGCCATCGTGGCCGCTCTGGCCTCCGACGCGGAGCTGCTGCTCCTGGACGAGCCGACGGCCGGACTCGACCCCCTCATGGAGGTGGTCTTCCAGGACGTCATCCTGGAGGCGAAGGCCGCCGGCAGGACCGTGCTGCTCTCCAGCCACATCCTCGCCCAGGTCGAGAGGCTGGCCGACCGGGTCAGCATCGTCCGGCTCGGCAGGACCGTGCAGACCGGGTCGCTGAGCGAGATGCGGCATCTGACGCGCACGACGATCGAGGCCGAGACGGCCCGGCCGGCCGCCGGGCTCGACGCGCTGCCCGGCGTGCACTCCGTGGAGATCACCGACGACGCCGGAGGCGGGAGCCGGGTGCGGTTCGCCGTGGACGGCGGACACCTCGACCGGGCCGTGAGCACGCTCGCCGCGTTCGGTGTACGCGGTCTGACCAGCCATCCGCCGACCCTGGAGGAGCTCATGCTCCACCACTACGGCGACGAGCTCGCCGCCAACGGCCACGGCCCCTCCCGCGAGGGCGCGCGATGA